A stretch of DNA from Candidatus Ancaeobacter aquaticus:
TATTGTCATTTTTGACTATTCATATCTCAATGCTTCAACAGGCTCCATACGTGCAGCACGCCACGCGGGATATAACGCGGCACAAATCGACAAAACAACAGCGGAAAGACAAATAGTTATAAGGTCTCTCATATTAATTTGTGCAGGTAATGTATCCAAATAATATATTTCACGAGGAAAAACATCTACTCCGGTAACCTTTGATACAAGTGTTTCAATAGTATCAATATTCTCAACAAAAAGAACGCCGCCTACGGTACCGATCACCATACCGATCACACCGATTATAAGCCCTAAAAGAAGAAACGTTCTCATGATACCGCCTGCAGTAACGCCTATCGATTTCAAAACACCAATATCTTTTGTTTTTTCCATAACCATCATAATAAGTGTACTGATAATATTCGTTGCGGCAACGGCAATCGCTAAAACAAGCAATATAAACATTACATTCTTTTCTGTCTTTAAAGCAGCAAACAGGTTTCTATTCTGATCGATCCAAGTATAGGCATAGAGCGGTGGTGAAAGTTTTTCCTTGAGCGCTTTCTTAACACGTGCGGCATTGTCAACATCATCAAGTTTGAGACTAACACCATGCACATCATATCCTAATCCGAATAGTTTCTGGGCTGTCTTTAAATTAAGGTACACGAGATTCGAATCATACTCATACATACCATATGAAAAGATCCCGGCAACCGTACAGTCAAGAATCCGTGATGCGGGTCCGAGAGGCGTCATAACCGTTGATGGAGAAATAATGCGCAATGAATCTCCCAGAAATAAACTAAACCTTCGCGCAAACTCTTTGCCGATTATGGTTTCATTGCCTTTAAGCTCATAGGTGCCGTATGTCATTTTCTTTTTTATATTCGTGACTGTTGATTCACGGTCCGTATCTATCCCTCGCACGACAACACCAACAACACGATTCCTTACCCGAGCAATAACCTGCCCGAAAACATAGGGTGTTGCAGCGACTACATGAGGCGTCTTCAGCGCAAGATCAACTACAGAATATGGATCTTTAACCGGTATATCAGCACTAATAACCACATGAGCGCTAGCACCGAGGATCTTATCTTTCATGTCTTTTTCAAAACCTGTCATAACCGCAAGAACAATGATAAGTGTCATGACTGAAAGAGCCACACCGCTTATTGAAAGAAAAGTAATTATTGAAATAAACTTTTCTTTTCGTTTAGCAAACAGATATCGTAAACTTATACGCGCTTCCAATGGCAACATAATGCGCTGTCTATCCC
This window harbors:
- a CDS encoding lipoprotein-releasing ABC transporter permease subunit, which translates into the protein MLPLEARISLRYLFAKRKEKFISIITFLSISGVALSVMTLIIVLAVMTGFEKDMKDKILGASAHVVISADIPVKDPYSVVDLALKTPHVVAATPYVFGQVIARVRNRVVGVVVRGIDTDRESTVTNIKKKMTYGTYELKGNETIIGKEFARRFSLFLGDSLRIISPSTVMTPLGPASRILDCTVAGIFSYGMYEYDSNLVYLNLKTAQKLFGLGYDVHGVSLKLDDVDNAARVKKALKEKLSPPLYAYTWIDQNRNLFAALKTEKNVMFILLVLAIAVAATNIISTLIMMVMEKTKDIGVLKSIGVTAGGIMRTFLLLGLIIGVIGMVIGTVGGVLFVENIDTIETLVSKVTGVDVFPREIYYLDTLPAQINMRDLITICLSAVVLSICAALYPAWRAARMEPVEALRYE